A window from Streptomyces subrutilus encodes these proteins:
- a CDS encoding TerD family protein, giving the protein MSGWKPGRGRGSSVTGVRKGLAKVEVALRWDPSLAGTPANDLDIVVAVYGTADLHGTPVHLVHFGSRSSDGTITLNRDSHTGQGFGFDEVMTIELDRMAPELRRVVVGVVIQAAGGADRPTKTFADIAGTGIRIREGHLDLASTDFESVPTSNAVTVGEFDRDESGIWSLDAHLRGFDTDPEEFTRIMGAAR; this is encoded by the coding sequence GTGTCCGGGTGGAAGCCCGGCAGAGGGAGGGGGAGTTCGGTGACCGGTGTACGCAAGGGCCTGGCCAAGGTGGAGGTCGCATTGCGGTGGGACCCGAGTCTGGCCGGTACGCCCGCCAACGACCTGGACATAGTCGTCGCCGTCTACGGCACCGCGGACCTGCACGGGACCCCGGTCCACCTGGTCCACTTCGGCAGCCGCTCCTCCGACGGCACCATCACGCTGAACCGGGACAGCCACACCGGCCAGGGCTTCGGCTTCGACGAGGTGATGACCATCGAACTCGACCGGATGGCACCGGAGTTGCGCCGGGTGGTGGTGGGCGTGGTGATCCAGGCCGCCGGCGGCGCCGACCGGCCCACGAAGACCTTCGCCGACATCGCGGGCACCGGCATCCGCATCCGCGAGGGACACCTCGACCTGGCCTCCACCGACTTCGAGTCCGTCCCCACCTCCAACGCCGTCACGGTGGGCGAGTTCGACCGCGACGAGTCCGGCATCTGGTCGCTCGACGCGCACCTGCGCGGATTCGACACCGACCCGGAGGAGTTCACCCGGATCATGGGCGCCGCCCGCTGA